CATAGGCAGGTAAATGTACACCATCATGCGCAAAGAATGGTTGTACAATAAATGACTGATCTAAAATGTTAAATTGTTGGCCTATACTTTCTGCCTCTAATGTGTTGACCAGATTATCTACAGGTCCCACGACAGAAATAACATACGGTGCCTTTACAGGTAAGTCATTGACTTCGATCACTCCAGAAAACGGGCCTGGCACATCATTAAAGCTCAAAATCGAACGTATGGCGGATGTTGTGACAAGCCTCTGCCCATTGATCACTATGCCTTTTGCACCAGCTGCCTGCAAATAATTAACAACCATTTGCAATTGTGTGGCTTCATCTACATAACGTAATCCAGGAATCAATGGGAGTGCCGGATCATAATTGATTGACACTGTGATGCCCGGACCCACAAGTTCCGTTAAGCCTGCCATTTGTTCGAGTTGATTTAGCTCCGCTTGGAGCGCCACTTGGCCTGCAGCATCATGCCCAGATGCCTCCAACAATACATTGCGTTGCTTTTCAACGCTTGCAAGCTGGCTTTCTAGCTGATTCGACGTAGCAAGTGCCACACTAAGTGCTTGCGACGCGGCTAAATAAGAGCTATACGTTCCTTTTGCAGAATGACGATCGACATGTGCATCTAATCCCACCATGACTCCTAAAGATAAGGTCACACCAAGAATAGCAACAAGTGATGATCGTTTCACGATGTACCACCCCCCGTTATCACCAAAGGGGTTTGATAGGCAGGTATACTGATCATTTTTTCTTGTATAGGATTCGATACACTGAGTCCGCGATTGGCTCCACGCAAAATATCAAGAGGACCGCCTGGTAAATTTAGCGCTGCACTGAGTACACCACTTTGCCCAATCGCGCGAATGATAAATGGTGGACCTATTTGCATAGTACCTACGCGCACTACTGGACCCACACAAAATATACCCGTTGTTTCAGTTACACGCGCTGAATTGATAGACACAGCATCAGCACCAGCTGCAAACAGTTCGTTAACAACCGAGCGCAAATCCCAATCGTGAGTAATAAATTGCGCCATGGCTACTTCATCCATTTTCCCGTCAGAGATCGTCACAGAAACACCTGGACCTACAAGTGGTACTGTACCTGCGAGAATTCGCGCTGCACGTAGTTCACGTTCAACGTGTGCCATTTCTCCTCCTTGCGCTAATGCCTGATCTTGTAACTGTAGAATTTGTTGCGTGATCTGTTTTGTTTTTTGATATACCTGTTTATTGTAATTTTGAACCGCCACTAGACGTGAATTGACACTAGCGACATCTGGCGAGCCAGCCCAAAGCGCTGCCCCTCCTAACTCCACATCATGGTACTGAACAGACATCATTGTTCCAAAAACAAACGCCACAATCGTCCATGCGATCATTTTGCGTTTAGCAGGGAGAAGCTGCTTCAGATCCACACTTAATTGCCACCCGCCTTAGGATAGGGTTGATAAACACCTTGTCCACTCGAAATAAAATCAATGATCCCTGGAGCTACTCCCATCGCAATTAGTTTTGCATGGATAGCTTGGTACAAATGTAATGCATGTACAAGTTGATGGAGTGGGATGAATAGTTCAAACCCATCTCGTGTAAAGGCAACTATTTCTTCTTGTGAATGAAGAGTTTGCACATGGAGCTCTGACAAACTGGCGCGTTCACTTTGTGGTACTTCAGGAAGTTGTGCACATAGTGCGAGTAATCCGGGATCTGTTACTTTACTCCCTAAACTGATGGACTGTGGTGCTGTAGTAGAAATTATAGGTCCTTGGATACCGGTGCCCGTCGTATCTTTTTGTAAAACCGTACCATCAGCTAATATCGTGTAAAAGCTACCATCTGCTTCTAGTAATCCGGCAAGCTTACGCTCTTTCACATCAATAATGACCTTTTGTTCCATGAAATTTCTTTTTATATTCACTCGATCCAACATTGGAAAATCAGTCAACAAGCGATTTTCTATAGATAAGATCGGCAACTGATACAGATTTTGACCAACTATGATTCCCGAATCGCGAATTAGAACAGTTGATTCTATATTCCCACTACCTATGATCGCGATTTGTTTTACTCTCGCTAACGGTGATTCCATATAAATAGCGAATAAAACGGCTAAAAAGAAGATCATAATAAGTATAGTATACGTAATTTTACGAATGGTAGATCGACTTGTTTCTGCTGACACGATGAGGAGTTGCTCCTTTCATCCACAAACTAATCAGGTAAGCATATAACAAGGGGCACAAGTCCGCGTTCGGTCCTTGTACCCCTTGTCTAGCAAAGATCAAGACGACCTACGCATCTGCTGACACACTTGCATCCTTGCCAGTCTCACGCACACGCCTGATATGTGCTCCTAGCTCGCGCAACTGCAGTTCAAAACCCTCATACCCTCGATCAATATGATGCACACGTTCAAGAATAGTCGAACCTTCAGCTGCCAATCCAGCGATTGCCAAAGCCGCACCTGCTCGCAGATCTGTTGCTTCCACTATAGCTCCTGTTAACTCCGTCACTCCGCGAATAAACGCTGTGCGAATATCGACCTTGATCGACGCTCCCATACGTTGCAATTCACTCACATGTTGAAAGCGATCCTCAAAGATCGTCTCTGAGATTACACTAACACCCTGTGCCATTGTCAAAAGTGACATAAAAGGAGCCTGTAAATCAGTTGGAAATCCTGGATAAGGGGAAGTTTGTATGCGTTCTACTGCATGAAGCGGACCCGTTCGTTTTATGTCAAGTATATCATGTAACCCAGTAACCTGCACACCTGCTTCGCGCAATTTAGTGGTTACAGCGGTCAAATCCATAGGGCGCACATTGCGCAATTGCACGTGTCCCCCTGTAATAGACGCTGCAATCATCAGCGTTCCTGCGACAATGCGATCGGGAGATACTTGATACTCACCACCATGTAGCTCATTAACACCTTCGATGACGATCGTATCTTCGCCAGCTCCGCGAATACGTGCACCAAGTTGCGTCAAAAGTGCTGCGAGATCGCGAATCTCTGGTTCGCGAGCAGCGTTACCGATGATCGTCTCACCTTTTGCAAGTACTGCTGCCATCATCAGATTCTCCGTAGCCCCAACACTAGGGAAGTCAAGGAAGATGGATGCACCTTGTAGTTGAGATGCTTGACACTCAATAAATCCATGTCGCTCCACAATGTTTGCCCCGAGTAGCTCTAGTCCCTTTAAATGTAGATCGATCGGTCTCGTACCAATCGAACATCCGCCTGGTTTTGAAATGCGCACCGAGCCAAAGCGAGCAAGCAGCGGTCCCATTAAGAAAATCGAGGAGCGCATCAATCGCATGAGATAATCTGGTACATTTGTAGTATGAATCGTACTTGAATCGACAATCACATCAGATTTATTACGTGTTACTCTCGCACCTAGTGAACGCAAGATGTCGAGCATTACAGCAATATCGTCCAAATTAGGCACATCGTGTATGATGGTTTCTTCCTTTGCCATAACCACTGCCGCCAAAATCGGCAATGCAGCATTCTTTGAACCGTGTACACGCACCGAGCCAGTGAGGCGATTACCGCCCTCAATGACCAATCGTTCCATGCTTGTCACCTCCGCGTATCGTCCTCTCCGACGATTCGCACCTCCGGTTCCAATCTCATCCCGAATCGTTGTTGCACCGTTTCTTGCGCACAGCGCATAAGCCACAGCACATCCGCCGCACGCGCCTGACCGACATTGACGATGAAATTTGCATGCAACTCAGAGATCATTGCATTGCCGTGGCGCAAACCCTTAAGTCCCGCGCTCTCAATCAAGCGCGCTGCAAAATCACCTGGAGGATTACGAAAAACACTTCCGCAATTTGGCATAGACAGCGGTTGTGTAGTCTGACGTCGCTTACTCCATATCCGAACCTGTTCTTGCAATTGTTTCGAATCGCCAAGTTGCAAGTCAAATTGCGCTTGCACAACAGTCAGTTGTTGTTCCCGCACAATACTGTGCCGATAGCGAAAGCCTAACTCATCCGGAAAAAGTTCGGTAATCGTTCCATCTGGGGTGATCGCAGTCACTTTGGCAAGCACATCTTTCACTTCTCCACCATGCGCGCCCGCATTCATAGTGACCGCTCCACCAACCGTCCCTGGAATACCGGTTGCGAATTCTAATCCGGAAAGACCATGCCGAATTGCGATGTGCGCTGCTGACACAATGGATCGCCCAGCTAAAGCAGTAAGAGAGTGACCGTTAACCTCGACTGCCGCCAATTCATCACCTAGTTTTAACACGGCACCGCGCATACCACCATCTTGAACTAACAGGTTACTCCCGCGACCAAGGATAAATAACGGAATGTTATGCGTATGTGCCGCTAGGACCACAGCTTTTACTTCCTCCATAGTTCTCGGAACAATGAATACATCAGCAGGTCCGCCTATGCGCCATGTGGTATGCTTAGACAGTGGTTCATCAAAGAGAACCGTAGGCGCTAAACCCGTAAAAACAGACGCTTGCAACAGCCGATCCATCAAAGTAACTCTCCCTTTTATCTGCTCTTCGCCTCATTGATGTCCGCTCGCGTAACACATCATATGTCGCGGTTCTATAGTGGTGACAAACGCCTAGTCAATAGTTTGTCGCTCGTGAAATATTCATCAAAACGCCAACTGCTGTCAACATGAGTGTCAATGATGAACCACCATAGCTGAGAAACGGCAATGTGATCCCCGTTACAGGCATCAGCCCTATAACTACGCCAATATTGATAAAAACCTGAACAGCAATGACCCCCGTTAGTCCAGTTGCTAAATAACTGCCAAACCGATCAGGCGCCCGCATCGCGGCGCGCAACCCTCGCCAAATTAACACTGTAAATAAGAGTATAACAAGTACCCCACCAATTAATCCAAGTTCCTCCGAAAGAATGGCAAAAATAAAATCTGTCTGAGGTTCCGGTAAGTACAAATGTTTTTGGGTGCTGTGACCGAGACCCACGCCAATTATGGCACCTTGTCCAAGTGCAATTAACGACATAATAATATGATAGCCAATGGTATCAGGATATTTCCACGGATCAAGAAAGGAAAGTACGCGCTGTAAGCGATAGGGAGCAGCCGCTATTAACCCTGCAAAGGCGACAAGTCCAACCATCCCCATGCCAACTAAATGCTCTATGCGCGCTCCTGCAACAAATACCATAATCATGGTTGAACCTGCAATAACGGCACTTTGACCAAGGTCTGGTTCTAACATGACGAGACCAATCACAAGGCCCATCATAAGAAGTGGTGGCACT
The genomic region above belongs to Sulfoacidibacillus ferrooxidans and contains:
- a CDS encoding DUF881 domain-containing protein; translation: MKRSSLVAILGVTLSLGVMVGLDAHVDRHSAKGTYSSYLAASQALSVALATSNQLESQLASVEKQRNVLLEASGHDAAGQVALQAELNQLEQMAGLTELVGPGITVSINYDPALPLIPGLRYVDEATQLQMVVNYLQAAGAKGIVINGQRLVTTSAIRSILSFNDVPGPFSGVIEVNDLPVKAPYVISVVGPVDNLVNTLEAESIGQQFNILDQSFIVQPFFAHDGVHLPAYDGALPNQIAQETSYLMSST
- a CDS encoding DUF881 domain-containing protein: MDLKQLLPAKRKMIAWTIVAFVFGTMMSVQYHDVELGGAALWAGSPDVASVNSRLVAVQNYNKQVYQKTKQITQQILQLQDQALAQGGEMAHVERELRAARILAGTVPLVGPGVSVTISDGKMDEVAMAQFITHDWDLRSVVNELFAAGADAVSINSARVTETTGIFCVGPVVRVGTMQIGPPFIIRAIGQSGVLSAALNLPGGPLDILRGANRGLSVSNPIQEKMISIPAYQTPLVITGGGTS
- a CDS encoding cell division protein FtsQ/DivIB; this encodes MSAETSRSTIRKITYTILIMIFFLAVLFAIYMESPLARVKQIAIIGSGNIESTVLIRDSGIIVGQNLYQLPILSIENRLLTDFPMLDRVNIKRNFMEQKVIIDVKERKLAGLLEADGSFYTILADGTVLQKDTTGTGIQGPIISTTAPQSISLGSKVTDPGLLALCAQLPEVPQSERASLSELHVQTLHSQEEIVAFTRDGFELFIPLHQLVHALHLYQAIHAKLIAMGVAPGIIDFISSGQGVYQPYPKAGGN
- the murA gene encoding UDP-N-acetylglucosamine 1-carboxyvinyltransferase, which translates into the protein MERLVIEGGNRLTGSVRVHGSKNAALPILAAVVMAKEETIIHDVPNLDDIAVMLDILRSLGARVTRNKSDVIVDSSTIHTTNVPDYLMRLMRSSIFLMGPLLARFGSVRISKPGGCSIGTRPIDLHLKGLELLGANIVERHGFIECQASQLQGASIFLDFPSVGATENLMMAAVLAKGETIIGNAAREPEIRDLAALLTQLGARIRGAGEDTIVIEGVNELHGGEYQVSPDRIVAGTLMIAASITGGHVQLRNVRPMDLTAVTTKLREAGVQVTGLHDILDIKRTGPLHAVERIQTSPYPGFPTDLQAPFMSLLTMAQGVSVISETIFEDRFQHVSELQRMGASIKVDIRTAFIRGVTELTGAIVEATDLRAGAALAIAGLAAEGSTILERVHHIDRGYEGFELQLRELGAHIRRVRETGKDASVSADA
- the murB gene encoding UDP-N-acetylmuramate dehydrogenase, with protein sequence MDRLLQASVFTGLAPTVLFDEPLSKHTTWRIGGPADVFIVPRTMEEVKAVVLAAHTHNIPLFILGRGSNLLVQDGGMRGAVLKLGDELAAVEVNGHSLTALAGRSIVSAAHIAIRHGLSGLEFATGIPGTVGGAVTMNAGAHGGEVKDVLAKVTAITPDGTITELFPDELGFRYRHSIVREQQLTVVQAQFDLQLGDSKQLQEQVRIWSKRRQTTQPLSMPNCGSVFRNPPGDFAARLIESAGLKGLRHGNAMISELHANFIVNVGQARAADVLWLMRCAQETVQQRFGMRLEPEVRIVGEDDTRR
- the spoVE gene encoding stage V sporulation protein E, whose product is MIPLVTVVLLAIGVVMVHSASTILSQEHFHDAFYYFKRQLMWASLGLISMYVVSRVDYRIFSRYARQILLLCLLFLGLVLIPHIGQVRGGSRAWLGIGTFGIQPSEFAKFGLLIFLSWYLSQEPDRMRSFRKGLVPPLLMMGLVIGLVMLEPDLGQSAVIAGSTMIMVFVAGARIEHLVGMGMVGLVAFAGLIAAAPYRLQRVLSFLDPWKYPDTIGYHIIMSLIALGQGAIIGVGLGHSTQKHLYLPEPQTDFIFAILSEELGLIGGVLVILLFTVLIWRGLRAAMRAPDRFGSYLATGLTGVIAVQVFINIGVVIGLMPVTGITLPFLSYGGSSLTLMLTAVGVLMNISRATNY